In Candidatus Binatia bacterium, the genomic stretch GATGGCGCGCGCCTGGTGGCCGATAGCCATGGCGCCGCGATCGACTGCATCGAGCGGATCGTCGAGCGCGAAAGCATCGACTGCGGTTTCGAGCGCGTCGACGGTTATCTGTTCGCCAATGCCGGACGCGACGTGGACGAGCTGGACTACGAGCTCGACGCGGTCCGCCGCGCCGGCCTCACGGCGGTGGATCGCCTCGAGCGTGCACCGTTCGAGCAGCTCCACGTCGGCCCCTGCCTGCGCTTCCCGCGCCAGGCCCAGTTCCACCCGATGCAGTACCTGGCCGCTGTGGCTACGGCACTGCAGAGCTTCGGCGGGCGCATCTTCTGCGGAAGCCGCGCCCGCGAAATCAGCGGTGGGCGGCCTGCTCGTGTTCATACGGAGAATGGCGACGTCCTGGCGACCGACTCCGTCGTCGTCGCGACCAACACGCCGATCAACGATCGCGTGGCCATCCACACGAAGCAGGCCGCCTACCGCACCTACGCGATCTCGATGAAGGTCGAGCCTGGTTCCGCACCGCACGCGTTGTTCTGGGATACGGCCGATCCTTACCACTACGTGCGACTTTACACCGGCGCCGACGGCGAAGGCCGCGAGTCCCTGCGTGACACGCTGATCATCGGCGGCGAGGACCACAAGACCGGGCAGAGCGACGATGCCGCCGACCGCTACCTGCGTCTGGAAGACTGGGCGCGCGGCCGTTTTCCGGTGGTGGGGCGTCCCATCGACTCGTGGTCCGGCCAGGTGCTGGAGACCATCGACGGAATCGCGTTCATCGGTCACAACCCGCTGGACAGCGAGAACGTCTACGTCGCGACCGGCGATTGCGGCATGGGCATGACTCACGGAACGATCGCCGGCCTGCTTCTTACCGACCTCATCATGCAGCGCGAGAACGAGTGGGCGCGCCTCTACGACCCGTCGCGCAAATCGCTCAAGGCCGTCGTGCGCTACGCAGCGGAGAATACCAACACCGCCTGGCAGTACACGGACTGGCTGACGCCTGGGGCCACGACGCGCGTCGGCGAGCTCAGGCCCGGCTGCGGCGCGATTCTTCGCCGAGGCCTTTCCAAGGTCGCGGTTTATCGCGACGAAGAGAGCAACGTGCACGTGTTGTCGGCTGTCTGTCCGCATCTCGGCGGCGTCGTGCACTGGAATTCGGCCGAGCATACCTGGGACTGCCCATGCCACGGCTCGCGCTTCGATGCGCTCGGCCGCGTGATCGAAGGGCCAGCCAACTCGGACCTGCAACCGGCAGAGACGGAACCGGAGGCCGAAATCGAGGCGCCGGGCGCCGGCCCTTCTGCCCACCAACCGCACCACGGGAGTCCGCGATGAAAAAGTACACATTGCCCCAGCTTGCTTACGACTATTCGGCGCTGGAGCCGCACTACTCCGCAAAGCAGCTCGAGCTGCACCACGACAAGCATCACGCCGCCTACGTCGAAGGCGCGAACGCGGTGCTCGAGAAGCTCGAAGCGGCGCGCGAGAAAAAAGATTTCAGCGCGATCAACCAGCTTCAGAAGAACCTTGCGTTCCATCTTTCCGGCCACGTGCTGCACTCGCTGCTGTGGAACAACATGTGCCCGAAAGGCGGCGGTGACCCCGACGGCGAGCTGAACGCCGCCGTGCGCGAGTACTTCGGCAGCGTCGACGCGATGCGCGCGCAGATGACCGAGGCGGCCATCGCGGTGCAGGGCTCGGGTTGGGCGACGCTGGCGTGGGAACCGGTCGGAAAGATGCTCGTCGTCGAGCAGATCTACGACCATCAGGGCAACATCGGCAACGGCACCGTGCCGCTGCTCGTGCTCGACATGTGGGAGCACGCCTACTACCTGCAGTACCAGAACGGGAAAAAGAGCTGGGTCTCGGCGTTCTGGAAGCTCGTCAACTGGCAGGACGTCGCGTCGCGGTTCTCGCACGTGCGTGAGCTGGACCTCGACCTCGCGCCCGGCCGGCGCCAGATGCAGGCCCGGCGCTCGGCCTGACTGCCCGCCGGCGTTCGAGCGTTGGAATCGGCGCCTGAGGCCCGACTCGTCCTGAATTATTGATAAGTCACAGGGGCCCGGATCCCCGCTTGTCGCGAATTCGGCAAACTGAAACGCCTCGCGCCGGCGCGCCGGTCGCGCCGGGCCCTGAGGCGGACTCGCCGCACCCCCGCAACGACTTGCGATTTCGCGGGCTTGGCGGACGACCGCTTCGATGGCGACGATCGTCGCGCCGGTGAAAATCCCGTGTAGAAAAGGGCACGGAGAGTCGAGGCGGCGGAGCCCTGGTTCGCACTGTGTCGAAGAACACGGCGCCCGCGCCATTTCGCTTTACAGACGCACGCTTAGAGGGTACGAAACCAATGTGGACGGGTGCCTAGGGACGGACGTCCATCGAACCCGGTAATTCCACCGGGGTCGCCACAGGGGAGAGTCAGGAAAATGAGGAATACCACGGTCACTGCGGCGGCGTTCGCGACGTTGCTGTTCGCAGCGACGGGAGCACGGGCGCAGGTCTCGACGAACATCTGTGGCGATGTCGACGGCAGCGGCGCCGTCGTCGCATCCGATGCGCTGAAACTCCTGCGTTTTGCGGTCGGGCAGAACGTTCAGATCGCATGTCCGGCAGCAATCGGCAGCGGCGGGGGCCTCTGCTGGGATGTCAACGGCAACGCGATCTGCGATGCCGCCGAAGACGTCAATAGCGACGGCAGCTGCGATGTTCTCGACTGCCAGGGGCCGGCGGGCCCCACCGGACCGCAAGGGCCGGCTGGTGCGGCCGGAACTCAGGGTACGGCAGGCGTCCAAGGCGACGCAGGCCCGAAGGGAGACAAGGGCGATTCCGGCGACATCGGACCGTCAGGTCCGGCCGGATCTGCGGGTGCGCAAGGTGTTGCTGGTCCCACCGGAGCAGCAGGAGCAGCAGGAGCACCCGGCTCGCAAGGTGCGCCGGGTTCCCAAGGCGCCAAAGGTGATACGGGAACCGCGGGATCCGTGGGACCGATTGGTCCCACCGGGCCTGCTGGCACTCCCGGTGAAGCAGGTCACGACGGAATTCCCGGACCTCCGGGATCGACGGGCCCTCCGGGGCAGAACGGCGGTCCCGGCCCCACCGGTCCGACCGGCTTCGAAGGACCTCCGGGACACGACGGCATTCCGGGACCTCCGGGCGCCACGGGTCCGCCAGGCTTGCAAGGCAAGGATGGAGTCCCCGGACCTCCGGGATCGACGGGACCTCCGGGACTGCAGGGTAATCCGGGCAAAGACGGAGTTGCCGGACCTCCGGGCTCGACGGGCCCTCCGGGACAGACCGGCGCGACCGGAGTTCCAGGATCGCCCGGCAAAGATGGAATTCCCGGACCTCCGGGATCGACAGGCCCTCCGGGGCAGGTCGGCCCGTCTGGTGCGCTCGGACCCCCGGGCCAGGACGGAATTCCCGGACCTCCGGGATCGACGGGACCCCCGGGTCAGAACGGCAAGGACGGCGCCGCCGGACCGCCGGGATCGACAGGCCCTCCGGGATTGACCGGATCCACCGGCCCTGCCGGCAAGGACGGCGTCCAAGGACCTCCGGGATCAACCGGACCTCCGGGACAGACCGGCGCCGCCGGCCCTGCCGGAGCTCCTGGACAGGACGGCGTCCAGGGACCTCCAGGATCGACAGGCCCTCCGGGACAGGTTGGCGCGACCGGCCCGCAGGGAAATGCCGGCACCCAGGGTGCGCAGGGAACGGCAGGCCAGGACGGCCAGTCGCCCGGATGGACGCAGAACTTCGCGACCGCAAACATCAGCTCGGTGACGACCGACGTGCTCTCGCAGCACGTCACCGGCGTCACTAACTACCTGATCGATGCCAAGGTGAACGCGCCTTTCGGGAACAATGCGAAGCAGGTCACCTGCACCTTGACGGCGGTCGAAAACGGCGTCGCCACGGTGATCGACTCTTCGGATACGCTGCTGATCGGCAGCTCGACGACGACGGCCAAGGGCGTGCTCTCGCTGAACGGTCGCTACGTTCCGACGGGTGGGTCGGCGGTCGGAA encodes the following:
- a CDS encoding FAD-dependent oxidoreductase codes for the protein MTEHPGQSTSIWMSSATPGFGRLGGDVSADVCIVGAGVAGLTTALLLAYEGRSVVVLNDGPIGGGQTCRTTAHLSTAIDARYHEIERLHGRDGARLVADSHGAAIDCIERIVERESIDCGFERVDGYLFANAGRDVDELDYELDAVRRAGLTAVDRLERAPFEQLHVGPCLRFPRQAQFHPMQYLAAVATALQSFGGRIFCGSRAREISGGRPARVHTENGDVLATDSVVVATNTPINDRVAIHTKQAAYRTYAISMKVEPGSAPHALFWDTADPYHYVRLYTGADGEGRESLRDTLIIGGEDHKTGQSDDAADRYLRLEDWARGRFPVVGRPIDSWSGQVLETIDGIAFIGHNPLDSENVYVATGDCGMGMTHGTIAGLLLTDLIMQRENEWARLYDPSRKSLKAVVRYAAENTNTAWQYTDWLTPGATTRVGELRPGCGAILRRGLSKVAVYRDEESNVHVLSAVCPHLGGVVHWNSAEHTWDCPCHGSRFDALGRVIEGPANSDLQPAETEPEAEIEAPGAGPSAHQPHHGSPR
- a CDS encoding superoxide dismutase encodes the protein MKKYTLPQLAYDYSALEPHYSAKQLELHHDKHHAAYVEGANAVLEKLEAAREKKDFSAINQLQKNLAFHLSGHVLHSLLWNNMCPKGGGDPDGELNAAVREYFGSVDAMRAQMTEAAIAVQGSGWATLAWEPVGKMLVVEQIYDHQGNIGNGTVPLLVLDMWEHAYYLQYQNGKKSWVSAFWKLVNWQDVASRFSHVRELDLDLAPGRRQMQARRSA